From the genome of Halostella limicola, one region includes:
- a CDS encoding archaea-specific SMC-related protein, which produces MTWNIDIDNIAGILEGSATIEPGLNAVRGSNWQGKSSFIEAVKAALGTSTELTEGEERGEVRLRTPDREVSVSLVRENGTVRREGAPYLDDEYDVIRAELFACLDERNEVRSAVRRGENLEEVLMRPLDFQNIDQQIADLKRERERVQSELSQAREAKKRLPGVQERVTRLETEIEELREKRERIGDGDDGADESDDEEGSARRRLSAAQTERSRAESQIERLEGTIERTEERLDERREELGALEIPEGDDVEEELASAREELQQVKQDAEVLQSVYSANEMVLKENRLDLLTEVERELTGDTVVCWTCGNEAMRGDMEDRLDALGDKITDLRAETERRRDEVEELEARREEINQARRRKRDLQSEIAELEETLADRRQSLEDARERYESARERVDELSDEVDETVEEISDVESEIKYREAELKDARDELDELETRADQVESLDAENEAIRSEIEELRTRKDEIKRRAREAFDDAMTDVLSRFDTGFETARLTAEFDLVVARDGREASLDALSEGELELIGFVAALAGYESFDVGDAVPVLLVDGVGGLADDNLHTLIDYLHERTEYLVFTAYPEYTAFEGEEIDPDEWDVATDRQVTAD; this is translated from the coding sequence ATGACCTGGAACATCGACATCGACAACATCGCCGGCATTCTGGAGGGCAGCGCGACGATCGAACCCGGACTGAATGCCGTCCGGGGGTCGAACTGGCAGGGCAAGTCGAGCTTCATCGAGGCCGTCAAGGCGGCGCTCGGGACGTCGACCGAGCTCACGGAGGGCGAGGAGCGCGGCGAGGTCCGCCTGCGGACGCCGGACCGGGAGGTCTCGGTGAGTCTCGTCCGCGAAAACGGCACCGTCCGTCGGGAGGGCGCGCCGTACCTCGACGACGAGTACGACGTCATCCGGGCGGAGCTGTTTGCCTGTCTCGACGAGCGCAACGAGGTGCGAAGCGCCGTCCGCCGCGGCGAGAACCTCGAAGAGGTGCTCATGCGGCCGCTCGACTTCCAGAACATCGACCAGCAGATCGCCGACCTGAAGCGGGAGCGCGAGCGGGTCCAGTCGGAGCTATCGCAGGCCCGCGAGGCGAAAAAGCGTCTCCCGGGGGTACAGGAGCGGGTCACCCGGCTGGAGACGGAGATCGAGGAACTGCGCGAGAAGCGCGAGCGGATCGGCGACGGCGACGACGGGGCCGACGAGAGCGACGACGAGGAGGGGTCCGCGCGGCGCCGGCTGAGCGCGGCCCAGACTGAGCGGAGCCGGGCCGAGAGTCAGATCGAGCGGCTGGAGGGGACCATCGAGCGGACGGAGGAGCGCCTCGACGAGCGCCGCGAGGAACTGGGCGCGCTCGAAATACCCGAGGGCGACGACGTGGAGGAGGAACTCGCAAGCGCCCGGGAGGAGCTACAGCAGGTGAAACAGGACGCCGAGGTACTGCAGTCGGTCTACTCCGCGAACGAGATGGTGCTGAAGGAGAACCGGCTCGACCTCCTGACCGAGGTCGAGCGCGAACTAACCGGCGACACCGTCGTCTGTTGGACCTGCGGCAACGAGGCGATGCGCGGCGACATGGAGGACCGGCTCGACGCCCTCGGCGACAAGATCACGGACCTCCGCGCCGAGACCGAACGGCGCCGCGACGAGGTCGAGGAACTCGAAGCTCGGCGGGAGGAGATAAACCAGGCGCGGCGGCGGAAACGGGACCTGCAGAGCGAGATCGCGGAATTAGAGGAGACCCTCGCCGACCGACGGCAGAGCCTGGAGGACGCGCGAGAGCGGTACGAGTCCGCCCGGGAGCGCGTCGACGAACTGTCCGACGAGGTCGACGAGACGGTGGAGGAGATCTCCGACGTCGAGAGCGAGATCAAGTACCGGGAGGCCGAGCTCAAAGACGCCAGGGACGAACTCGACGAACTCGAGACCCGGGCCGACCAGGTCGAGTCGCTCGACGCCGAGAACGAGGCCATCCGGTCCGAGATCGAGGAGCTCCGGACCCGGAAGGACGAGATCAAGCGCCGCGCCCGGGAGGCCTTCGACGACGCGATGACCGACGTCCTGTCCCGGTTCGACACGGGCTTCGAGACGGCCCGTCTCACCGCCGAGTTCGATCTCGTCGTGGCCCGCGACGGGCGCGAGGCGAGTCTGGACGCCCTCAGCGAGGGCGAACTCGAACTGATCGGCTTCGTCGCGGCGCTGGCGGGATACGAGTCGTTCGACGTCGGCGACGCGGTGCCGGTGCTGCTGGTCGACGGTGTCGGGGGGCTGGCCGACGACAACCTGCACACGCTGATCGACTACCTCCACGAGCGGACCGAGTACCTCGTGTTCACGGCGTATCCGGAGTACACCGCGTTCGAGGGCGAGGAGATCGACCCCGACGAGTGGGACGTGGCGACCGACAGGCAGGTCACCGCCGACTGA
- a CDS encoding glycerophosphodiester phosphodiesterase, giving the protein MSEPDGGDGDRSTDAPGGTAVSRRTFVAGASAAAAGSAIGTGTADAVATDGGTDDRSEGGGGDPAVIAHRGYAGLYPENTVGAVEASSAEGDADSVARQPADMIEIDVVPTADGDVVVFHDDRLAERDGGERGLTDASGVVWEEPTDVVTSAEVLESGETVPLLTEVMDAIPPSVGVNVEFKNPGSFDLEFDAKLSGDALEAQKDVWRPFTEGVLAVVEDYENDILVSSFYEAAIATVRERSGIPVAPLLWNGIEDGLAIAREYDAEAIHPPYNMIEGTPFFADPVYTDTVMWEDIDLLSVAHDEGRDVNAFTVQTWYEAEQLAAAGVDGIIADYPGLLGFVQ; this is encoded by the coding sequence AGGTCTACGGACGCGCCGGGCGGAACGGCCGTGAGCAGACGCACGTTCGTCGCCGGCGCGAGCGCGGCGGCCGCCGGGTCCGCGATCGGGACCGGGACCGCCGACGCGGTCGCGACCGACGGCGGCACCGACGACCGCAGCGAGGGCGGTGGGGGAGATCCCGCGGTTATCGCCCATCGCGGGTACGCAGGGCTGTATCCGGAGAACACGGTCGGCGCGGTGGAAGCCTCGTCCGCGGAGGGCGACGCGGACAGCGTGGCGCGGCAGCCGGCGGACATGATCGAGATCGACGTCGTACCGACCGCCGACGGCGACGTGGTCGTGTTCCACGACGACCGCCTCGCCGAGCGCGACGGCGGGGAGCGTGGACTCACCGACGCCTCCGGGGTCGTGTGGGAGGAGCCGACCGACGTGGTCACGAGCGCGGAGGTCCTCGAAAGCGGCGAGACCGTCCCGCTCCTGACCGAGGTGATGGACGCCATCCCGCCCAGCGTCGGCGTCAACGTCGAGTTCAAGAACCCCGGCTCGTTCGACCTGGAGTTCGACGCCAAGCTCTCGGGGGACGCCCTCGAAGCACAGAAGGACGTCTGGCGGCCGTTCACGGAGGGCGTCCTCGCGGTCGTCGAGGACTACGAGAACGATATCCTCGTCTCCTCGTTCTACGAGGCGGCCATCGCGACCGTCCGGGAGCGGTCCGGTATCCCGGTCGCGCCGCTGCTGTGGAACGGCATCGAGGACGGCCTCGCGATCGCCCGGGAGTACGACGCCGAGGCGATCCACCCGCCGTACAACATGATCGAGGGGACGCCGTTCTTCGCCGACCCGGTGTACACGGACACCGTGATGTGGGAGGACATCGACCTGCTCTCGGTCGCCCACGACGAGGGCCGCGACGTGAACGCGTTCACCGTCCAGACGTGGTACGAGGCCGAGCAGCTGGCGGCCGCCGGCGTCGACGGCATCATCGCGGACTACCCGGGGCTGCTGGGGTTCGTACAGTAG
- a CDS encoding amidohydrolase family protein, whose amino-acid sequence MILNAGTLITMNDEREVREEVHVVVEDGEIVEIADGYESGEDAVDARDEVVIPGLVNCHTHMYALPIRGAPLTASPESFYEALVDIWWEVDEAFTPRDARLSALGSCAEMLEGGVTTFCDNYSGPNTLPGALDAVADGVSQTPIRGMITFETTARNSESEAVEGIGENQRFIREAEAEYENVSGHYCLHTLFTNTESVVDECVTCAVDDDRPIQIHLEEGLVDVHDSIREYGERPVPALESMGFFEADVIAAHCVHSTEREIEILADNDVKVAHNPYSNINNAVGIADVETMEEHDMTIGIGDDGWDPDMFETMRSAVGIHKLKDSDPSGFDMAKALEWATIGSASVMGMDDRVGSIEEGKRGDFVTLDLGPNPVLPGSAPYYVVSAASRADVTRTIVDGEVAYDPEGGVRGVDESDMAAVGDASAELWDRL is encoded by the coding sequence GTGATACTGAACGCAGGTACGCTCATCACGATGAACGATGAGCGCGAGGTCAGGGAGGAGGTCCACGTCGTCGTCGAGGACGGCGAGATCGTCGAGATCGCCGACGGGTACGAGTCCGGCGAGGACGCGGTCGACGCCCGCGACGAGGTCGTGATCCCGGGGCTGGTGAACTGTCACACGCACATGTACGCGCTGCCGATCCGCGGCGCGCCGCTCACCGCGTCTCCGGAGAGCTTCTACGAGGCGCTGGTCGACATCTGGTGGGAGGTGGACGAGGCGTTCACGCCGCGCGACGCGCGACTCTCCGCGCTCGGGTCGTGCGCGGAGATGCTGGAAGGCGGCGTCACGACGTTCTGCGACAACTACTCCGGCCCGAACACGCTACCGGGCGCGCTCGACGCGGTCGCCGACGGCGTCTCGCAGACGCCGATCCGCGGCATGATCACGTTCGAGACGACGGCGCGCAACTCCGAGTCCGAGGCGGTCGAGGGGATCGGCGAGAACCAGCGCTTCATCCGGGAGGCCGAGGCGGAGTACGAGAACGTCTCCGGTCACTACTGCCTCCACACGCTGTTTACGAACACCGAGAGCGTCGTCGACGAGTGCGTCACCTGCGCGGTCGACGACGACCGCCCGATCCAGATCCACCTGGAGGAAGGACTGGTCGACGTCCACGATTCGATCCGGGAGTACGGGGAGCGGCCCGTCCCCGCGCTCGAGTCGATGGGGTTCTTCGAGGCCGACGTCATCGCCGCCCACTGCGTCCACTCGACGGAGCGGGAGATCGAGATCCTCGCCGACAACGACGTGAAGGTCGCGCACAACCCGTACTCCAACATCAACAACGCGGTCGGCATCGCCGACGTCGAGACGATGGAGGAGCACGACATGACGATCGGCATCGGGGACGACGGCTGGGACCCCGACATGTTCGAGACGATGCGGTCGGCCGTCGGCATCCACAAGCTGAAGGACAGCGACCCGAGCGGGTTCGACATGGCCAAAGCCCTGGAGTGGGCGACCATCGGGAGCGCGTCCGTGATGGGGATGGACGACCGGGTCGGCAGCATCGAGGAGGGCAAGCGCGGCGACTTCGTCACGCTCGACCTCGGCCCGAACCCGGTCCTTCCCGGGAGCGCGCCGTACTACGTCGTCAGCGCGGCGAGCCGGGCCGACGTGACCCGCACGATCGTCGACGGCGAGGTCGCGTACGACCCGGAGGGCGGTGTACGCGGCGTAGACGAATCGGACATGGCGGCGGTGGGGGACGCGAGCGCCGAACTCTGGGACCGCCTCTGA
- a CDS encoding XapX domain-containing protein, protein MDGTVAVLALVTGLLAGALFGFLRVPIPAPPELPGVLGIVGIYLGYKAIGWLGVGIDLLSVLGLR, encoded by the coding sequence ATGGACGGAACGGTCGCAGTCCTCGCACTGGTCACTGGTCTGCTGGCGGGAGCGCTGTTCGGGTTCCTCCGGGTCCCGATCCCCGCGCCGCCCGAGTTGCCCGGCGTGCTAGGAATAGTCGGCATCTACCTCGGCTACAAGGCGATCGGATGGCTCGGCGTCGGGATCGACCTGCTGAGCGTGCTCGGGTTGCGCTGA
- the lhgO gene encoding L-2-hydroxyglutarate oxidase has product MMRHDVAVVGGGCVGLSVAKHVAEGTDLDAAVLEKEHHLAQHQSGRNSGVLHPGFNYPPGSKKARFATEGTRRMKEYCDDRGVPCEELGVLVVAQTDREEAHLDVLASRAEANGVEYELLRSRDEIREHEPHAVGQAALYAPEAASVDSQQYVYALARDVQRAGASLYTGHEVTEIRRSGSGYRIATSNGEIEAACLVNAAGLHADTLAHQLGVGEGYQVVPFRGEYYELAPERAHLCRTMIYPTPDPELPFLGVHYTRRTDGKVIVGPSAVLAFGREAYENTQVDPRDLLETLRYEGFRKLLASRTMLSVAWSELNKSYRKPKFAAASRRLVPEVRADDLTRSYAGIRAQLVSDDGELVDDPLFVETEGAVHVLNAVSPGLTSSLPVGQRIAETIEAKA; this is encoded by the coding sequence ATGATGCGCCACGACGTCGCGGTCGTCGGGGGAGGGTGCGTCGGGCTGTCCGTCGCCAAGCACGTCGCCGAGGGGACCGACCTGGACGCGGCGGTCCTCGAGAAGGAGCACCACCTCGCGCAGCACCAGAGCGGCCGGAACTCCGGCGTGCTCCACCCCGGGTTCAACTACCCGCCGGGGTCGAAGAAGGCGCGGTTCGCGACGGAGGGGACCCGGCGGATGAAGGAGTACTGCGACGACCGCGGGGTCCCGTGCGAGGAGCTCGGCGTGCTCGTCGTGGCCCAGACCGACCGCGAGGAGGCCCACCTCGACGTGCTCGCGTCGAGAGCCGAGGCGAACGGCGTGGAGTACGAGCTACTGCGGTCGCGGGACGAGATCCGGGAGCACGAGCCCCACGCCGTCGGGCAGGCCGCGCTCTACGCGCCCGAGGCCGCCTCCGTGGACTCCCAGCAGTACGTCTACGCGCTGGCGCGGGACGTCCAGCGCGCGGGCGCCTCGCTGTACACGGGGCACGAAGTCACCGAGATCCGTCGCTCGGGGTCGGGGTACCGGATAGCGACCTCGAACGGCGAGATAGAGGCCGCGTGCCTCGTGAACGCCGCGGGGCTGCACGCCGACACGCTCGCCCACCAGCTCGGCGTGGGCGAGGGGTATCAGGTCGTCCCGTTCCGGGGCGAGTACTACGAGCTCGCGCCCGAACGAGCGCACCTCTGTCGAACGATGATCTACCCGACGCCCGACCCGGAGCTTCCCTTCCTCGGCGTCCACTACACGCGCCGGACCGACGGGAAGGTGATCGTCGGCCCGAGCGCCGTACTCGCGTTCGGCCGCGAGGCGTACGAGAACACGCAGGTCGACCCCAGAGACCTGCTGGAGACGCTCCGCTACGAGGGGTTCCGCAAGCTCCTCGCCTCCCGGACGATGCTCTCGGTCGCGTGGTCCGAACTGAACAAGTCCTACCGGAAGCCGAAGTTCGCGGCGGCGTCCCGGCGGCTGGTGCCGGAGGTCCGCGCGGACGACCTGACGAGAAGCTACGCGGGGATACGCGCGCAACTCGTCAGCGACGACGGGGAACTCGTCGACGACCCGCTGTTCGTCGAGACCGAGGGCGCGGTCCACGTCCTCAACGCGGTCTCGCCGGGGCTGACCTCCTCCCTCCCCGTCGGTCAGCGGATCGCCGAGACGATCGAGGCGAAGGCGTAG
- the rdfA gene encoding rod-determining factor RdfA → MPTDPGCKVDVAIERYGLETADPAYKTIDEGLLGRWRGEGDRSEMGYRSLTEWFNKRLLRRVYDEHGRESLGARVDSDYEALRSDDDLVSEEMVESLRADGIDAERVRDDMVSWGTMRTHLLDCLGGEKEPRTADTEWERESIEKARDVARKKAESALSSLESKGRIDGVESADVEVQVQIRCGACPTRVPFDVALERGYVCERHGRTNATPD, encoded by the coding sequence ATGCCAACCGATCCGGGCTGTAAAGTCGACGTGGCGATCGAGCGTTACGGGTTGGAGACGGCGGATCCCGCGTACAAGACGATTGACGAGGGGCTGCTCGGTCGCTGGCGCGGCGAGGGCGACCGCTCGGAGATGGGCTACCGGTCGCTCACGGAGTGGTTCAACAAGCGGCTGTTACGGCGGGTGTACGACGAGCACGGCCGGGAGTCGCTCGGCGCGCGCGTCGACAGCGATTACGAGGCGCTGCGCAGCGACGACGACCTCGTCAGCGAGGAGATGGTCGAGAGCCTCCGCGCGGACGGGATCGACGCCGAACGGGTCCGCGACGACATGGTGTCCTGGGGGACGATGCGAACGCATCTCCTGGATTGCCTGGGCGGGGAAAAGGAGCCCCGGACCGCCGACACGGAGTGGGAGCGAGAGAGCATCGAGAAGGCCCGCGACGTGGCCCGGAAGAAAGCCGAGTCGGCGCTGTCCTCGCTCGAGTCGAAAGGGCGGATCGACGGCGTCGAGTCCGCGGACGTCGAGGTGCAGGTGCAGATCCGCTGCGGGGCCTGTCCGACCCGCGTCCCGTTCGACGTGGCGCTCGAACGAGGATACGTCTGCGAGCGGCACGGACGAACGAACGCCACCCCCGATTGA
- a CDS encoding dihydroorotase has translation MTDRLITDARIVDDAGVRSGDVAIADGRIAAVGPGVASEHDDADEVIDAAGMVALPGVVDVHNHMHDPDLFPEGIDFASETASAVAGGVTTVVELPTQSPITSPEAFRSKRAECEDLAHVDFGLVAGNVQDPSIDVEGILAEGTPDFKTFTAEPYLADDEAIATLMDRVGDAGGKVRVHCETQGLLDHARASIDGDSPDVYMDSRPLEAELDAINRMGWFAEYADCPLHVVHVSSGSGAREGQRFKSRANVPVTLETCPHYLAFSKEDVEEKGPFLKVNPSLKSPDEVDRLWEAVRDGTIDLLASEHFPTYREERERGWEDIWEPYAGLPSIETMLEFLVSEGVHEGRLSWPRLRELVCARPAREAGVFPRKGTLREGTDADLVLLREEAFEVSADDLRFVGGWTPYEGQEWNARVDTVIAGGDVVARDHEVRSSPGRGTFLSRS, from the coding sequence ATGACAGATCGTCTCATCACGGACGCGCGCATCGTCGACGACGCCGGGGTCCGGAGCGGCGACGTGGCGATCGCCGACGGTCGGATAGCGGCGGTCGGGCCCGGCGTCGCGAGCGAACACGACGACGCGGACGAAGTGATCGACGCGGCGGGGATGGTCGCCCTCCCCGGCGTCGTCGACGTGCACAACCACATGCACGATCCGGACCTGTTCCCGGAGGGCATCGACTTCGCGTCGGAGACGGCGAGCGCCGTCGCCGGCGGGGTGACGACGGTGGTCGAGCTCCCGACGCAGTCCCCAATCACCTCCCCCGAGGCGTTCCGGAGCAAGCGGGCCGAGTGCGAGGACCTCGCGCACGTCGACTTCGGGCTCGTCGCCGGCAACGTGCAGGACCCCTCGATCGACGTCGAGGGCATCCTCGCCGAGGGGACGCCGGACTTCAAGACGTTCACCGCCGAGCCGTACCTCGCCGACGACGAGGCGATCGCGACGCTGATGGACCGGGTCGGCGACGCCGGCGGGAAGGTCCGCGTCCACTGCGAGACGCAGGGACTGCTCGACCACGCCCGGGCGTCGATAGACGGCGACTCGCCTGACGTGTACATGGACTCCCGGCCGCTGGAGGCCGAGCTCGACGCGATCAACCGAATGGGGTGGTTCGCCGAGTACGCCGACTGCCCCCTGCACGTCGTCCACGTCTCCAGCGGGAGCGGCGCGCGCGAGGGGCAGCGCTTCAAGTCCCGGGCGAACGTCCCCGTGACCCTCGAAACGTGTCCGCACTACCTCGCGTTCTCGAAGGAGGACGTCGAGGAGAAAGGCCCCTTCCTGAAGGTCAACCCCAGCCTGAAGTCCCCGGACGAGGTCGACCGGCTCTGGGAGGCGGTGCGCGACGGGACGATAGACCTCCTCGCCAGCGAGCACTTCCCCACGTATCGGGAGGAGCGAGAGCGCGGGTGGGAGGACATCTGGGAGCCGTACGCCGGGCTCCCGAGCATCGAGACGATGCTCGAGTTCCTCGTCAGCGAGGGCGTCCACGAGGGGCGGCTCTCCTGGCCGCGGCTCCGCGAGCTCGTCTGCGCCCGGCCGGCCCGCGAGGCGGGCGTGTTCCCGCGGAAGGGGACGCTCCGGGAGGGGACGGACGCCGACCTCGTGCTCCTCCGCGAGGAGGCGTTCGAGGTGTCGGCCGACGACCTCCGGTTCGTCGGCGGGTGGACGCCGTACGAGGGGCAGGAGTGGAACGCGCGCGTCGACACGGTGATCGCCGGCGGCGACGTGGTCGCCCGGGACCACGAGGTCCGTTCCTCGCCCGGCCGCGGGACGTTCCTCTCGCGGTCGTAG
- a CDS encoding NAD(+)/NADH kinase — protein MYGRRLATVEEIIALVSPDCDEELSTLEEWADDHDIPVHVVDVGDDIDPVYSPEREFLGVTLGGDGTYLEGVRQFSPKQIPILGVNAGTLAFLASISPDELTDALDETIRGGASVDRRQQLQVEADGVDCTGINDVMIEHEPPENPVDRKITRLQVFADGEFVGEYEGSGLAVATPTGSTGVSLSAGGPVHFPVNNSSLQVVPLQTHRMGVRPLVVDADTTVEVVAEGPANLLVDGGRSHAELEEEDVVTISGADTSALVVNTSYDDDFFTSISEKLGWSVREDRHDRGDARLVGGSETDHGDDVVRRAKQVAEDAAKAAGEALRELHGQTESVEYKSDKSDIVTEADYKADNIITTVVENEFPDHGIRSEESDERVGSSDYTWLIDPLDGTGNFAHGNPNYSISIALLEDEEPVMGVVYAPETDEMFAAIEGEGATLDGMPISTTDRSSLDECMLLSGYDPDGAFLSHCYQETRGVRSLGSAALSLCYLASGSADALWEYDTYPWDVAAGIVIAREAGATVTNADGDPYDPIAPHDARAELVGSNGPVHEALLRHLEDEQDLQTAERTSAD, from the coding sequence ATGTACGGAAGACGCTTGGCCACGGTAGAGGAGATCATCGCGCTCGTCAGTCCGGACTGCGACGAGGAGCTATCGACGCTGGAGGAGTGGGCGGACGACCACGACATCCCGGTCCACGTCGTCGACGTGGGCGACGACATCGACCCGGTGTACTCCCCCGAACGGGAGTTCCTGGGCGTAACGCTCGGCGGCGACGGGACGTACCTCGAGGGCGTCCGCCAGTTCAGCCCGAAGCAGATCCCGATACTGGGCGTCAACGCGGGGACGCTCGCCTTCCTCGCGAGCATCTCGCCCGACGAGCTCACGGACGCGCTCGACGAGACGATCCGGGGCGGGGCCTCCGTCGACCGCCGCCAGCAGCTCCAGGTGGAGGCCGACGGGGTCGACTGCACCGGCATCAACGACGTGATGATCGAGCACGAGCCGCCGGAGAACCCGGTCGACAGGAAGATCACCCGCCTGCAGGTGTTCGCCGACGGCGAGTTCGTCGGCGAGTACGAGGGCAGCGGCCTCGCGGTGGCGACGCCGACCGGGTCGACCGGCGTCTCGCTGTCCGCGGGCGGCCCCGTCCACTTCCCGGTGAACAACTCGTCGCTGCAGGTCGTGCCGCTCCAGACCCACCGGATGGGCGTCCGGCCGCTCGTCGTCGACGCCGACACCACCGTCGAAGTGGTCGCCGAGGGGCCGGCGAACCTCCTCGTCGACGGCGGGCGCTCGCACGCGGAACTCGAGGAGGAGGACGTCGTCACCATCAGCGGCGCAGACACGTCGGCGCTCGTCGTCAACACCAGCTACGACGACGACTTCTTCACGTCTATCTCCGAGAAACTGGGCTGGAGCGTCCGCGAGGACAGACACGACCGCGGGGACGCCCGGCTCGTCGGTGGGTCCGAGACCGACCACGGCGACGACGTCGTCCGCCGGGCGAAGCAGGTCGCGGAGGACGCCGCGAAGGCGGCCGGCGAGGCGCTCAGGGAACTCCACGGGCAGACCGAGTCCGTCGAGTACAAGTCCGACAAGTCGGACATCGTCACCGAGGCCGACTACAAGGCGGACAACATCATCACGACCGTCGTCGAGAACGAGTTCCCCGACCACGGGATCCGCTCGGAGGAGAGCGACGAGCGGGTCGGGTCCAGCGACTACACCTGGCTGATCGACCCGCTCGACGGAACCGGGAACTTCGCGCACGGCAACCCGAACTACTCCATCTCCATCGCGCTTCTGGAGGACGAGGAGCCGGTGATGGGAGTCGTCTACGCGCCCGAGACCGACGAGATGTTCGCCGCGATCGAGGGCGAGGGGGCGACCCTCGACGGCATGCCCATCTCGACGACCGACCGGTCGTCGCTGGACGAGTGCATGCTCCTCTCGGGCTACGACCCGGACGGGGCGTTCCTCTCGCACTGCTACCAGGAGACCCGCGGCGTCCGCAGCCTCGGCTCCGCCGCGCTCAGTCTCTGCTACCTCGCGAGCGGGAGCGCCGACGCGCTGTGGGAGTACGACACCTACCCCTGGGACGTCGCCGCGGGCATCGTGATCGCCCGCGAGGCCGGTGCGACGGTCACGAACGCGGACGGGGACCCGTACGACCCGATCGCGCCCCACGACGCCCGGGCCGAACTCGTCGGGTCGAACGGCCCGGTCCACGAGGCGCTCCTGCGCCACCTCGAGGACGAACAGGACCTGCAGACGGCCGAACGGACCAGCGCCGACTGA
- a CDS encoding BolA family protein, with translation MDASEVADLIEANLPDAEAEVTHPRGHDDEDHLAAFVVSPAFEGKSLVEQHELVYDALGDHMTTDIHALELKTYAPDEAPER, from the coding sequence ATGGACGCAAGCGAAGTCGCGGACCTCATCGAAGCGAACCTCCCCGACGCGGAGGCGGAGGTAACGCACCCCCGCGGACACGACGACGAGGACCACCTCGCCGCGTTCGTCGTCTCGCCCGCTTTCGAGGGGAAGTCGCTCGTCGAGCAGCACGAACTCGTCTACGACGCCCTCGGCGATCACATGACCACCGACATCCACGCGCTCGAACTGAAGACGTACGCGCCCGACGAGGCTCCCGAACGGTAG